From Psychrobacillus sp. FSL K6-2836, a single genomic window includes:
- a CDS encoding cell division protein FtsA, producing the protein MTSKLFALDIGTRSVVGIILEEHGESFHVVDILVEEHKERAMVDGQIHNVLKVAEIIQSVKEKLEEKYGTLEKVSVAAAGRALKTEQAEVKMDIKNRPIFSEDDMNRLELSAVQKAQSNLIQNDTDKHTNHYYCVGYSVVYYRLDGEEIGSLVDQQGNEASIEVIATFLPRVVVESLLSALKRANLEMEALTLEPIAAINVLIPPSMRRLNVALVDIGAGTSDIAITDLGTVVAYGMVATAGDEITEALSDHYLLDFPLAEEAKRMINTEDFIQIQDILGFEQDIPKEEVIESLKPAIEVLASSISDEILRLNNNKPTKAVMLVGGGSLTPNLPSILAEKLNLPSNRVAVRGIDAIQHLTKAEHIPITPELVTPIGIAIAAKRAPIQYMSVQVNNQIIRLFELKEMTIADAFLAANISARKLYGKPGAALTVHVNGQIIHIPGEHGKPAVIQLNGLDANTKTSIQNKDKIELLEGIDGKEGFATVRDLLDDATIKSITFQGVMYIVEPVIKINGQKVSLDTVLQENDKITVETPQTVEQVLHAIHKENYLTQLQPYTVTINNKNHFIPTFSSRLLLNGNPVKLSYSVQENDIIQLETVSSPTLEKLANQLEKKIVDQIIIKFQNKTVELSRECAIVHKGTVQLSSTDAIPNESNIQWQDVNNSPWIFQDVFRFTEWNMPEQAGSFRILKNGVASRFDEEIFGGDQLEIIFG; encoded by the coding sequence TTGACATCTAAATTATTTGCATTAGATATTGGGACAAGATCTGTAGTTGGTATTATTTTAGAAGAACATGGGGAATCTTTTCATGTAGTTGATATATTAGTAGAAGAACATAAAGAGCGCGCAATGGTCGACGGACAAATACATAATGTACTAAAAGTGGCAGAGATAATTCAGTCCGTCAAAGAAAAACTAGAAGAAAAGTACGGGACTCTTGAAAAAGTAAGCGTGGCTGCGGCTGGAAGAGCGTTAAAAACAGAGCAAGCCGAAGTAAAAATGGACATTAAGAATAGACCTATTTTTTCAGAAGATGATATGAATCGACTTGAATTATCAGCTGTTCAAAAAGCACAAAGTAATCTAATTCAAAATGATACAGACAAACATACCAATCATTATTATTGTGTTGGGTACAGTGTTGTCTATTATCGATTAGATGGGGAAGAAATAGGGAGTTTAGTTGATCAGCAAGGTAACGAAGCATCTATAGAGGTTATCGCTACTTTTCTACCACGTGTCGTAGTAGAATCACTTCTTTCTGCGTTAAAACGGGCAAACTTAGAAATGGAAGCATTGACGCTAGAACCAATTGCTGCGATTAATGTGTTGATCCCCCCTTCGATGCGAAGATTGAACGTAGCACTAGTCGATATTGGTGCTGGAACTTCCGATATTGCTATTACAGATTTAGGAACAGTAGTCGCATACGGTATGGTTGCAACGGCTGGTGATGAAATTACAGAAGCTTTGAGTGATCATTACTTATTAGACTTCCCATTAGCTGAAGAAGCAAAAAGAATGATTAATACCGAAGATTTCATACAGATTCAAGATATTTTAGGCTTCGAGCAAGATATCCCAAAAGAAGAAGTTATTGAATCGCTCAAGCCTGCAATAGAGGTTTTAGCTAGCTCCATCTCAGACGAAATTCTTCGACTGAATAATAACAAACCTACGAAGGCGGTTATGCTAGTTGGCGGAGGAAGTTTGACACCAAACCTGCCTAGTATTTTAGCTGAAAAACTAAATTTACCTTCCAACCGCGTAGCCGTTCGCGGTATAGATGCCATTCAGCATTTAACAAAAGCAGAGCATATACCAATTACTCCTGAATTGGTAACTCCTATCGGTATTGCTATTGCTGCAAAACGAGCACCAATTCAATATATGTCTGTGCAAGTGAACAATCAAATAATTCGTTTGTTTGAACTAAAGGAAATGACCATTGCGGATGCCTTTTTAGCTGCTAATATTTCTGCTCGTAAACTCTATGGGAAACCCGGAGCTGCTTTAACCGTACATGTGAATGGGCAAATCATCCATATCCCAGGAGAGCATGGAAAACCAGCTGTTATCCAGCTAAATGGTTTAGATGCTAATACAAAAACATCTATTCAAAACAAGGATAAAATTGAACTTTTAGAGGGCATTGACGGTAAAGAAGGATTTGCCACGGTGCGAGATCTACTGGACGATGCTACTATTAAATCTATTACATTCCAAGGGGTTATGTATATAGTAGAACCGGTAATTAAAATAAATGGACAAAAGGTATCTTTAGATACTGTGTTGCAAGAGAATGACAAAATTACAGTAGAGACTCCGCAAACAGTCGAACAAGTTTTGCATGCTATCCATAAAGAAAATTATTTAACGCAGCTTCAGCCTTATACAGTTACTATAAATAATAAAAACCATTTTATCCCGACATTTTCATCAAGATTATTACTGAATGGAAATCCAGTAAAACTATCCTATTCTGTTCAAGAGAATGATATTATACAACTGGAAACTGTCAGTTCACCAACGTTGGAAAAACTCGCAAATCAGCTGGAAAAGAAAATAGTAGATCAAATAATAATTAAGTTCCAAAACAAAACGGTGGAGCTTTCAAGAGAATGTGCAATTGTTCATAAAGGTACCGTCCAATTATCCTCTACTGATGCTATTCCTAACGAATCAAACATTCAGTGGCAAGATGTAAATAATTCTCCTTGGATTTTTCAAGACGTTTTTCGTTTTACTGAATGGAATATGCCTGAACAAGCTGGTTCCTTCCGGATTTTAAAAAACGGAGTAGCTTCTCGTTTCGATGAAGAAATATTCGGTGGAGATCAATTGGAAATTATATTTGGATAA
- a CDS encoding NUDIX hydrolase, which yields MSNQWLEWAKRIQALSQSGLAFSKDIYDIERYEELRNISIEIIAEHTELDMDKVRDLFANETGYQTPKVDVRGVVFKDNQILMVKENIDDKWALPGGFCDIGLSPSENVVKEIQEESGFEVMPIRLVALLDKNKHPHPPEAYHYYKLFILCEIIGGKPAIGIETNNINFFSEHNLPQLSTNRNTESQILTLFEFLRNPEKETIFD from the coding sequence ATGAGTAACCAATGGTTGGAATGGGCAAAAAGAATTCAGGCTCTGTCTCAGTCTGGACTGGCTTTTTCAAAAGATATTTATGATATCGAACGTTATGAAGAATTACGTAATATAAGTATAGAAATTATAGCAGAACATACAGAACTCGATATGGATAAAGTTAGAGATTTATTTGCAAATGAAACCGGTTATCAAACTCCGAAAGTTGATGTCCGCGGTGTGGTTTTTAAAGATAATCAGATCTTAATGGTAAAAGAAAATATAGATGATAAATGGGCTTTGCCAGGAGGATTTTGTGATATAGGATTATCACCTTCTGAAAATGTAGTGAAGGAAATACAAGAGGAATCTGGGTTCGAGGTAATGCCAATTAGACTAGTTGCCTTATTGGATAAAAACAAACACCCACATCCTCCAGAAGCATATCATTATTATAAGTTATTTATATTATGTGAAATTATCGGAGGAAAACCAGCAATTGGTATTGAAACGAATAATATTAACTTTTTTTCGGAACATAATTTACCACAGCTTTCCACTAATAGGAATACAGAGTCACAAATTTTAACTCTCTTCGAATTTTTACGGAACCCTGAAAAAGAAACTATATTCGATTAA
- the murC gene encoding UDP-N-acetylmuramate--L-alanine ligase: MTKYHFTGIKGSGMSPLAQILHDTGYEVQGSDIEKYFFTEKPLHERNINILLFDESNIKEGWTIIAGNAFPDSHPELVKAKELGLEVIRYHDFLGNYMSQFTSIAITGAHGKTSTTGLLSHVLSGYQPTSYLIGDGTGKGMLNASNFVFEACEYRRHFLAYNPDYAIMTNVDFDHPDYFQDIDDVFQAFQSMAMQVKKGIFACGDDKYLQQIKSEVPVVYYGFGEHNDFAARNIEITPKGTSFDVFVRNELYDRFSIPLFGDHTILNALSVISLCHYEGVPADTIQKGLETFEGVKRRFTETIVNNDIIIDDYAHHPTEIKATIQSARQKYPTHQIIAIFQPHTFTRTQKFLQEFSEALSLADRVYLCDIFGSARENAGNLTIATLGDIIEGSHILTEENVGELQTKEHSVFLFMGAGDVQKYQQAFEAKLNS, encoded by the coding sequence ATGACAAAGTACCATTTTACAGGCATTAAAGGGTCTGGAATGAGTCCATTAGCGCAAATTTTGCATGATACTGGTTATGAAGTACAAGGCTCTGATATTGAAAAATATTTTTTTACTGAAAAGCCATTACATGAGCGAAATATAAACATATTACTATTTGATGAATCGAATATTAAAGAGGGTTGGACTATTATTGCAGGAAATGCGTTTCCAGATAGTCATCCTGAGCTAGTTAAAGCTAAAGAACTTGGCTTAGAGGTAATTCGATATCATGACTTCTTAGGGAATTACATGAGCCAGTTTACCTCTATAGCAATTACTGGGGCTCATGGCAAAACATCGACTACTGGTTTGTTATCTCATGTTTTAAGTGGATACCAGCCCACATCCTATTTAATAGGGGATGGCACCGGAAAAGGTATGCTAAATGCTTCTAACTTTGTGTTTGAGGCTTGCGAATATCGCCGTCATTTTCTAGCGTACAATCCGGATTATGCAATCATGACAAATGTTGATTTTGATCATCCAGATTATTTCCAAGATATTGATGATGTATTCCAAGCATTTCAGTCAATGGCAATGCAAGTGAAAAAAGGCATCTTTGCTTGTGGAGATGACAAATACTTGCAACAGATTAAATCGGAAGTTCCTGTCGTATACTACGGTTTTGGGGAACATAATGATTTTGCTGCACGCAATATTGAAATTACACCAAAAGGTACATCTTTTGATGTATTTGTACGCAACGAATTGTATGATCGCTTCTCTATTCCATTGTTTGGTGACCATACTATTCTAAATGCTCTTTCAGTTATTTCTCTATGTCATTATGAAGGTGTCCCAGCAGATACTATTCAAAAAGGATTAGAGACTTTTGAAGGGGTTAAAAGAAGGTTTACGGAGACTATAGTAAATAATGATATTATCATTGATGATTATGCTCATCATCCCACGGAAATAAAAGCAACTATTCAATCGGCTAGACAAAAGTATCCGACTCATCAAATTATTGCGATTTTCCAACCACATACTTTTACAAGAACTCAAAAGTTTTTACAAGAATTCAGTGAGGCTTTGAGTTTGGCAGATAGAGTCTATTTATGTGATATTTTTGGATCTGCAAGAGAGAATGCAGGGAATTTAACTATAGCAACTCTTGGAGATATTATCGAAGGAAGCCATATTTTAACTGAAGAAAATGTAGGGGAATTACAGACAAAAGAACATTCTGTTTTCTTATTTATGGGAGCAGGGGACGTTCAAAAGTATCAACAAGCTTTTGAAGCAAAACTTAATAGCTAA
- the ccpA gene encoding catabolite control protein A, whose amino-acid sequence MTITIYDVAREANVSMATVSRVVNGNQNVKPATRQKVLAVIERLDYRPNAVARGLASKKTKTVGVIIPDISNVFYAELVRGIEDIATMYRYNIILTNSDQQEDKEVQLLSTLLSKQVDGIVMMSDEISPEMLHEMKRATVPIVLAGTVETSNSFPSVNIEYHEAAVDAVNRLIKNGHTRIAFVSGSIDSTITRLYNLSGYEKALNEAGVEIDTDLIVGVNNTYDDGLVAWDQLRELKDPPTAFFAGNDEIAIGLIHGAQDNGLSVPDDIEVISFENSKLTRMVRPQLTSVVLPLYDIGAVSMRLLTKHMNKENIEEDNVILPHWIEERKSVK is encoded by the coding sequence TTGACTATTACAATTTATGATGTTGCAAGAGAGGCAAACGTATCAATGGCAACCGTTTCACGTGTTGTAAATGGAAACCAGAATGTGAAGCCAGCTACACGTCAAAAAGTTTTGGCGGTAATTGAACGACTGGATTATCGACCTAATGCTGTTGCAAGGGGATTAGCTAGTAAAAAAACAAAAACGGTCGGCGTTATCATTCCAGATATTTCGAATGTATTTTATGCAGAGCTTGTTCGTGGAATAGAAGATATTGCAACAATGTATCGTTACAACATCATTTTAACAAACTCAGATCAGCAAGAAGATAAAGAAGTACAATTACTATCCACATTACTGAGTAAGCAAGTTGATGGGATTGTTATGATGAGTGATGAAATTTCCCCTGAAATGTTGCATGAAATGAAAAGGGCAACCGTTCCTATTGTACTAGCAGGGACAGTGGAAACATCTAACTCGTTTCCTTCGGTAAATATTGAATATCATGAAGCAGCAGTAGATGCAGTTAATCGTCTTATCAAAAATGGTCATACCCGGATTGCATTTGTATCTGGATCTATTGATAGCACAATTACTAGATTATACAACTTATCAGGTTATGAAAAAGCGTTAAATGAGGCAGGTGTCGAAATTGACACGGATTTAATTGTTGGAGTTAATAATACATACGACGATGGCCTTGTTGCATGGGACCAGTTACGAGAGCTTAAGGATCCTCCAACAGCTTTTTTTGCTGGGAATGATGAAATCGCTATTGGCTTAATCCATGGAGCACAAGATAATGGTTTAAGTGTACCAGATGATATCGAAGTGATAAGCTTTGAAAACTCAAAATTAACAAGAATGGTAAGACCTCAACTAACGAGTGTAGTTCTACCTTTGTATGATATTGGTGCAGTTTCTATGAGGTTGTTGACTAAGCATATGAACAAAGAGAATATTGAAGAAGACAATGTTATTCTTCCACATTGGATTGAAGAAAGAAAATCAGTTAAGTAA
- a CDS encoding uridine kinase family protein gives MDKILHEIINLISRKDNRIIIGISGHGASGKTTFANNLLKILGHDIVNYVNTDPYIIGSSLRKYAFIDYEYKNQLHHDKMTACHHAAHNILALERDIHMMRDGLDFYTIGTSYTKSMLISSQNKINIVEGMSVAFTDPDLYDLKVYLYTEGETELMRRSLRDVSERGTDINYLRKSHEERRIQYELFMHPYLRNFDIVLKNSNEEYILEKGNFNELGERIFEVSKIDDSIRR, from the coding sequence ATGGATAAAATATTACATGAAATAATCAATTTGATTAGCAGGAAGGATAATAGAATAATTATTGGGATCTCGGGTCATGGTGCATCTGGAAAGACAACGTTTGCTAATAATCTTTTGAAGATTCTAGGACATGACATTGTGAATTATGTCAATACGGACCCATATATTATAGGCTCTTCTCTTAGGAAGTACGCTTTTATCGATTATGAATATAAGAACCAACTTCATCACGATAAAATGACAGCCTGTCATCATGCTGCACATAATATATTAGCTTTAGAGAGAGATATTCATATGATGAGAGATGGTTTGGATTTTTATACAATAGGTACGAGTTATACAAAGAGCATGCTGATTTCTTCGCAAAACAAAATAAATATTGTAGAAGGTATGAGCGTTGCATTTACAGATCCCGATTTGTATGATCTAAAGGTTTACTTATATACAGAGGGAGAAACTGAGCTAATGAGAAGAAGTTTACGTGATGTTTCTGAAAGGGGAACAGACATAAATTATTTAAGAAAATCTCATGAAGAGCGTAGAATTCAATATGAATTATTCATGCATCCTTATCTTCGAAACTTTGATATCGTTTTAAAAAACTCCAACGAAGAGTATATCCTTGAAAAAGGTAATTTTAATGAACTTGGAGAAAGAATATTTGAAGTATCAAAAATTGATGATTCAATCAGAAGATAA
- a CDS encoding YtxH domain-containing protein, with amino-acid sequence MTNQKQTKPNYSEATYNHEYYANQPSYNQQGHSNYPPVPYYNNDSRDDIYRDEEVNGKDFIIGVLIGGIIGATTALLLAPKTGTELRGNLSTQAGQLKEKTMDFSSTAKEKTTQLSKQIQEQSGQFVEKVKAIKPSASSPLDDGTASSEGEEPMEFMETISHTTEELTEQEENATAIAEAIKEAVVAEEKK; translated from the coding sequence ATGACAAATCAAAAACAAACTAAACCTAACTACAGTGAAGCAACTTATAATCATGAATATTATGCAAACCAACCATCTTATAATCAGCAAGGACATTCGAATTATCCACCAGTTCCATACTACAACAATGATTCAAGAGATGATATTTATCGTGACGAGGAAGTAAATGGTAAGGATTTTATCATCGGTGTTTTAATCGGGGGAATTATTGGGGCAACGACTGCATTATTATTAGCGCCAAAAACTGGTACAGAGCTTCGTGGAAATCTTTCCACTCAGGCCGGTCAGCTTAAAGAAAAAACAATGGACTTTTCATCTACTGCAAAAGAAAAAACAACACAGCTTTCTAAGCAAATTCAAGAGCAATCTGGTCAATTTGTTGAAAAAGTAAAAGCTATTAAGCCAAGTGCTTCTTCACCACTGGATGACGGTACAGCATCATCTGAGGGAGAAGAGCCAATGGAATTTATGGAAACTATCTCTCATACAACAGAAGAATTAACAGAGCAAGAAGAAAACGCAACAGCAATCGCAGAGGCTATTAAAGAAGCGGTTGTAGCTGAAGAAAAAAAGTAA
- a CDS encoding histidine kinase — translation MKRYLGSISLVLIIIFIVLAFFIPQVLNPLPESLDLWLLIVLLLGSFFTALFSVKGRLKTIALLISSLGMLALLVLTIFAIGMILFGNFGT, via the coding sequence ATGAAGAGATATTTAGGCTCGATTTCATTGGTGTTGATCATTATATTTATCGTTTTAGCTTTTTTTATCCCGCAAGTATTGAATCCCTTACCTGAATCCTTGGACTTATGGTTGTTAATAGTATTACTATTGGGATCATTTTTCACTGCTCTTTTTAGTGTGAAAGGGCGTTTAAAAACAATTGCTTTACTTATTTCCTCTCTTGGTATGTTAGCTTTGTTAGTCTTAACTATTTTCGCTATTGGTATGATATTGTTTGGTAACTTTGGGACATAG
- a CDS encoding bifunctional 3-deoxy-7-phosphoheptulonate synthase/chorismate mutase: MSHVDLDALRARVDEINVEILQLINERTGVIQEIGKVKEKQGVNRYDPLRERHMLDHLKENNAGPLPQSTVEHIFKEIFKTALELQVDDQKKALLVSRKRKPEDTIVNINGEQIGTGTPSFVFGPCSVESYTQVAEVAAAIQSKGLKLIRGGAYKPRTSPYDFQGLGLEGLKILKKISQEFGLSTVSEIVTPSHLDEALDYIDVVQIGARNMQNFELLKAVGSINKPVLLKRGMAATLDEFIHAAEYIMSQGNDQIILCERGIRTYERATRNTLDISAVPILKQETHLPVFVDVTHSTGRRDILLPAAKAAIAIGADGVMAEVHPDPAVALSDAAQQMNLQQFDEFYDSVQKFLKNHEIHA; encoded by the coding sequence ATGAGTCATGTAGATTTAGACGCTTTACGCGCACGTGTTGATGAGATTAACGTTGAGATTTTACAGTTAATAAACGAAAGAACTGGTGTTATTCAAGAGATTGGTAAAGTAAAAGAAAAGCAAGGTGTTAATAGATATGATCCTCTACGTGAAAGACATATGTTAGACCACCTGAAAGAAAATAACGCTGGACCACTTCCACAATCAACGGTTGAGCATATCTTTAAAGAAATTTTCAAAACTGCTTTGGAATTACAAGTGGACGATCAAAAGAAAGCACTTCTTGTTTCTCGTAAAAGAAAACCAGAAGACACAATCGTCAATATTAATGGCGAACAAATTGGAACAGGAACACCATCATTTGTATTTGGTCCTTGTTCAGTTGAATCCTATACGCAAGTTGCAGAGGTGGCAGCAGCTATCCAATCTAAAGGCTTAAAACTAATCCGTGGTGGAGCATATAAACCACGTACATCTCCTTACGATTTCCAAGGATTAGGATTAGAAGGTTTAAAAATATTAAAGAAAATTTCACAAGAATTTGGTTTGTCTACGGTATCTGAGATTGTAACGCCAAGTCATTTAGATGAAGCACTAGATTATATTGATGTAGTACAAATTGGGGCTCGTAACATGCAAAACTTTGAATTATTAAAAGCAGTAGGATCTATCAATAAACCAGTCCTTTTAAAAAGAGGAATGGCTGCTACATTAGATGAATTCATCCATGCGGCTGAATATATTATGTCTCAAGGTAATGACCAAATTATCCTATGTGAACGCGGTATTCGTACGTATGAGCGTGCAACTCGAAACACATTAGACATTTCAGCGGTACCAATTTTAAAACAAGAAACACATTTACCTGTATTTGTGGATGTAACGCATTCAACTGGTCGTCGTGATATTCTTTTACCTGCTGCAAAAGCTGCAATTGCAATTGGAGCAGATGGAGTAATGGCAGAAGTACATCCAGATCCAGCGGTAGCTTTATCGGATGCTGCACAACAAATGAACTTACAACAATTTGATGAGTTTTATGATTCTGTACAAAAGTTCTTGAAAAATCATGAGATTCATGCCTAG
- a CDS encoding DUF948 domain-containing protein, which translates to MENLLYIAAIIAAVAFLILCISLAMTLFSVKKTLNNVADTLDGLETNLQNMTKETAELLHKTNDLAEDIQAKSEKLNTVVDAVKNVGTSVNGFNHSIQRLTTSVTSEVEKNEEKIAQVVQWSNVFLGVRDKWRERKALERAGYYTYDNDNDNHKPL; encoded by the coding sequence ATGGAAAATCTTTTATACATAGCTGCTATTATAGCCGCTGTTGCATTTCTAATACTTTGTATTAGTTTAGCAATGACATTATTTTCAGTTAAGAAGACGCTTAATAATGTAGCAGACACATTAGATGGGTTAGAAACAAATTTACAAAACATGACAAAAGAAACTGCTGAACTACTTCATAAAACAAACGATTTAGCAGAAGATATTCAAGCTAAATCTGAGAAGTTAAATACGGTAGTCGATGCAGTTAAAAATGTGGGGACTTCTGTAAATGGATTTAATCATTCTATCCAACGCTTAACAACTTCTGTAACCTCAGAAGTGGAAAAGAATGAAGAAAAAATTGCCCAGGTTGTACAATGGAGTAACGTTTTCCTAGGAGTTCGCGACAAATGGAGAGAGCGTAAAGCTTTAGAACGTGCTGGGTATTATACTTACGATAACGATAACGACAACCATAAACCACTATAA
- a CDS encoding acetoin utilization AcuB family protein: MLVEQIMNTSVPSLTPEHTINDALQLLKEKKIRHLPIINDKRQVLGVVTDRDLKEATPSTLQNVSDPEIYNRTLEEIMTKNPITGHPLDFVEETASIFYDNRIGCLPIVSHGKLVGMITESDLLYKFIELTGVHQPGSQIEIRVPNKPGVLFGVSKVFHDQKVNVLSVLVYPDKDKSDYKILVLRVKTINPLVLIEAIRAEGYEVLWPNHPGLGL, translated from the coding sequence ATGCTAGTTGAACAAATTATGAATACTTCCGTACCGAGTTTAACACCAGAGCATACGATTAATGATGCATTACAATTACTCAAAGAGAAGAAAATACGTCATTTACCAATTATTAATGATAAACGACAAGTACTTGGAGTCGTAACCGATCGGGACTTAAAAGAAGCAACTCCGTCTACACTACAAAATGTATCGGACCCAGAAATATATAATAGAACATTAGAAGAAATTATGACCAAAAACCCGATAACGGGTCATCCTTTGGATTTCGTAGAGGAAACGGCAAGTATATTTTATGATAATCGAATTGGTTGTTTACCAATCGTATCACATGGAAAACTTGTAGGAATGATTACCGAGTCCGATTTACTCTATAAATTTATCGAACTTACAGGTGTTCATCAACCAGGATCTCAAATTGAAATCCGAGTTCCTAACAAGCCTGGTGTTCTTTTCGGCGTTTCTAAAGTTTTTCACGATCAAAAAGTAAATGTGTTAAGTGTATTAGTTTATCCTGATAAAGATAAAAGTGATTATAAAATCTTAGTACTCCGAGTAAAGACTATAAACCCACTTGTACTTATTGAAGCTATTCGTGCAGAGGGTTACGAAGTATTATGGCCAAATCATCCGGGACTAGGGCTATGA
- a CDS encoding acetoin utilization protein AcuC codes for MKNAVFVFSEDQLGYKFSDTHPFNQKRLTLTVDLLKEVNALSLTEIVPPRMATDEELLLVHDANYIEIVKEASKENADSTKYESYGIGTEDTPIFPEMHEASATLVGGTLTAVDYVMEGRSSHAVNLGGGLHHGFRGRASGFCVYNDSSVAIKYMQEKYNARVLYIDTDAHHGDGVQWSFYDDPNVCTISIHETGRYLFPGTGSITERGSGEGYGTSFNFPIDAFTEDESFLDIYRTSFREIVEAFKPDVILSQNGADAHYFDPLTHLYGTMKIYQEIPKLAHELAHEFCDGKWIAVGGGGYDIWRVVPRAWSYVWMEMNDFQFPKGKLPENWLDRWSKESPVPLIPTWLDPEPLYEPIPRKIEITEKNKQMLDKALYQLRNQQAFKKHQ; via the coding sequence ATGAAAAATGCTGTATTTGTCTTTTCCGAGGACCAGTTAGGCTACAAGTTTTCGGATACTCATCCATTCAATCAAAAAAGACTCACGTTAACGGTTGATCTACTAAAAGAAGTAAATGCTTTATCTTTAACAGAAATTGTCCCTCCTAGAATGGCTACAGACGAGGAACTGCTTCTCGTTCATGATGCAAACTACATTGAGATAGTAAAAGAAGCAAGCAAGGAAAACGCAGACAGTACTAAATATGAAAGCTATGGTATTGGCACAGAGGATACCCCTATTTTTCCGGAAATGCATGAAGCAAGTGCAACTCTAGTCGGAGGTACTTTGACCGCAGTTGACTATGTGATGGAAGGGAGATCTTCCCATGCAGTGAATTTAGGTGGCGGTCTTCATCATGGTTTCAGAGGACGTGCATCTGGTTTTTGTGTATACAATGATAGTTCTGTTGCGATAAAGTATATGCAAGAAAAGTATAATGCACGTGTTCTTTACATAGATACAGATGCTCATCACGGAGATGGAGTCCAATGGAGTTTTTACGACGATCCAAATGTTTGTACCATTTCGATTCATGAAACAGGAAGATATCTATTCCCTGGGACTGGGAGTATCACGGAAAGAGGTTCCGGAGAAGGTTATGGTACCTCCTTTAATTTCCCTATTGATGCTTTTACAGAGGATGAATCCTTTTTAGATATTTATCGGACAAGTTTTCGAGAAATTGTAGAGGCATTTAAGCCGGATGTTATTCTTAGTCAGAATGGTGCTGATGCTCATTATTTTGATCCTCTTACCCATCTATATGGAACGATGAAAATTTATCAAGAGATTCCGAAGCTCGCACATGAGCTTGCACATGAATTTTGCGATGGTAAATGGATTGCAGTTGGTGGTGGTGGATACGATATATGGAGGGTAGTGCCTCGTGCATGGTCCTACGTATGGATGGAGATGAATGACTTTCAATTTCCAAAGGGTAAGCTCCCAGAGAATTGGTTAGATAGATGGTCAAAAGAGTCACCAGTCCCACTTATACCTACTTGGTTAGATCCTGAACCATTATATGAACCTATTCCACGTAAAATAGAAATTACAGAAAAGAATAAACAAATGCTCGACAAAGCACTTTACCAGTTGAGAAATCAGCAAGCATTTAAAAAACACCAGTAG
- a CDS encoding HAD family hydrolase, producing MMRAFIFDFDGTLANTLPICFYAFQNVFKEFDHKDLSSEDIKDMFGPSETGIIRNNLSNPNKEDAIEYYYEKYSEHHKSLVESNSEILELLKSLKEQSIKIGIFTGKAKRSLDISLKALKMDELFDVIITGDDVLNPKPNSEGLLKALSLLGVNNSDAIYIGDSDADVIAGVQANVYTIGVQWLPEYQTSTFSEQPNLIIKSVKEFKSSFKVGV from the coding sequence ATGATGAGAGCTTTTATATTTGATTTTGATGGGACATTGGCTAATACATTGCCCATTTGTTTTTATGCTTTTCAAAATGTATTTAAAGAATTTGATCATAAGGATCTTAGTTCAGAAGACATAAAGGATATGTTTGGTCCTTCTGAAACAGGTATTATTAGAAATAACCTGTCCAATCCTAATAAGGAGGATGCTATAGAATATTATTACGAAAAATATTCTGAACATCATAAAAGTTTAGTAGAAAGTAATTCTGAAATTCTAGAATTATTGAAGTCCTTGAAAGAGCAATCTATAAAAATAGGGATTTTTACTGGAAAGGCAAAAAGAAGCTTAGATATTTCTTTAAAAGCATTAAAGATGGATGAATTATTTGACGTTATTATAACTGGTGATGATGTGCTAAATCCCAAGCCTAATTCAGAGGGTCTTCTAAAAGCTTTATCTTTATTAGGAGTAAATAATTCAGATGCAATTTATATAGGAGATAGTGATGCAGATGTGATTGCAGGGGTGCAAGCTAATGTCTATACAATTGGTGTACAGTGGTTACCGGAATACCAAACATCTACATTTAGCGAACAACCAAATTTAATCATAAAAAGTGTAAAAGAATTTAAAAGTTCCTTCAAAGTGGGTGTCTAA